ttgtttgaaaagtggcttaatcgagtgttcttagctaataataatcgaagaaaatcggttcagccgtttgaaagttatcagctcttttctagttactgtaaccttcatttgtcgggggtgttataaatttttaatttacacttgtatacaatGAATAGAAAACTGCTTAAAGGAAACATACTAACATTGGTTCCCTTGTCAACACTTTTCTTAGGGTTGGTCTTCTCGGCGGGGTTTCCTAGAGCAAAGTCGTAATGCGACATGTCTTCGGACGCATAGATGTCGTCGTCATCTGCCTCGAAAGCGCCCACGCCGAACGCTTGACCGCGGATCGATACCTGTTATAGATTTTCAATCAAAATCAATGTCATATCTTCAAAATCCATAAAATTAAACTGTAGGCTTTGATAACAGGCCTTGGCATGCTCAAGGTTGTAAGATAGGTAGAAACTTGCTACttgattacggtaaaatgacagctacaatgtcacaatcCCAATCGCCGGATTGGTTGTCGGCCACTCACTATGGCTACAATACATGGTTGcttttaattaagttaaaacCTTTACAATAAACAGTTTCAATAagcaaaaaaacaaaaaataccagagtacggaaccctcgggacgcgagtctgactcgcacttggccagtttttttaatcgttttattattattctctagtctaaaaatttcaactctacctgtTTGTGAGATACAGTCCACTGAAAGACAGATAATGTACAGCGGAACCTTAGTAATAGACTCCCGTTGGTACcctttggttacggaacccgATAAGCATTGAgctattacaatttacaactaAGGTAAGCAATGCTTTTACGCCTCTACGATGTGCAAGATCACCTGTTGATAGTTGTAACTTGAAACTCTTTACGTACCTTCTTCCCTTTCTCCTTCATAACCAAATGACTACCTTCATTGCTGCCTAAATTGCCCAACACTGAGTGGCGACTTAACCCCTTGTAGCCTAAACCGAAGCGATCGCTCTTCTTCTGTAGCAGATAAGGTTCATAATCGTCTGGAGCAAATAGTGCTTCATACTCAAATTCTGAATCTGAGCTCTCTGAAGACTGTGTGGTATCCTGTAAGAAAATCAAcatcatttattaaataaaagcaaaaaattaaacattggtgccgattctgttgtctctcaaaacaaaatttagagtatctgcatatttttctctttaatattgctaaaaaaggatggaacatgaattttacattaaaagatTCTAAAATTTAGTGCTATAAATTTAGACGACAGGCTCGCGACTGACAGCTAAAGTCacaaggtttgacagctctaaattaaatctGAAACTGGtactctaaaatttagagtctttaaatgtaaaattcatgttctgtcccttttcaacaatattaaaaggtgctcttagtttagagaaagacaacagaatggGCACCACTGTCAAACTGCGTCTGAccctttcatattacattagtaagaagaggatgagGGGATTGAcatagcataggctactttcatcaTAGAagatcaaagaattcccatgtgataaaaaaactaaatccacacggatgaaatcTCAAGCATcatctagatttttttttttttctttaaatctggctttactgggattagccaatgtcaagtttgtgatattttcaagttattgaatttatataagtatggactccgtctgcgccggcgcccgccgacatacgcgcggcgcccctttagagcgcttcccagtcagttccaccaccaaaaaacaccaactaacacaaaaaccagccactcttaacaaaaaaaaaacactccaaacaagcacagcacgcgcgccatcacagacgaagtcctcatcTAGATTATGTATATCCATAGTAGAAATTATACCTGTCTCATTTCAGGTGGCATGTAGCAGCCATAGATTTTGTGCTGTTCTTTATTCTTCTTTTTCTCGCTGCGGGTGAGTCGGTCCCCCACCCCCTGGCCCTCCTTCCAGCCCATTTTACGCAGCATCTTCACCGCTGCAGTTTCATGCACCGCTCGGACTAGCTGCTCTAACACTGGCTCACCTGGGCATAAGGAAAAGATACATAAGTAGGGGAATCTATACAGTGATGCAGTTTGTTCCAGCATGTGTAAACATACTATAAGTCTGAAGTGGCAATATGTATGGCACATGGTTCGGAAAACCAATAGATGTTGGGTCCCAAGGTGATGGAATGGCGACCCCACACTAAAAGGCACAGTGTTGGAAGATCCCACACtaagagaacattatggagaaatctcagacatgcagatttcctcacgatatcgAAAAACAAAGGAATATAAAAAGGAATCTCCTACCAGGAATGGGCCCATCGTGAAATCGTTGTGGCCTGGACCTCTTCTGGCCTGAAAACTCCTGGTTAGTCTGCATGTGTCGTGGGTCTATGCCAAACTCTGAGCGGTCTTCTTCATCCATGAAGTCTTCTGGTTTTTGGTTCTGTGGAGtttagaataaattaaaatagctTTCGGCTCACAGTATCAGTACAATAGTTGTACAATAAAGCTGGAAATGAGTAGAGTTAACGGGCAGCGTTTTTTAGGATTCTGCATGGAAGGGAGCCAATGGGATACTAAGTTtccttctgtctgtccgtccgactgtctgtcaatgggctgtatctcatgaaacataatgattgttatttaattttgtgataacttttcgttggagactgttgtggtgtgtgtgctttgtatttgtgctaccttttgtttatttttaatactgtttgtctccataaaaaataaaaataaataaataaataaataaataattattctctttaataatgaattgtaACCCTATAAACTactgctatacaaaacatcacatcgtTTTAATGTCCAATACCCTATTCTTAAATACGTATTACTTACTGAAGCTTGCGCCTTCTCCATGCGAGAGCTCTTAAAGCTACTAGGTGTCCATCCTTCGGCAGTGCCCACTGTATTGCCGAATCCAGCCGAGAAGCCTCCAGTGAAGGCTCCATGGAACCTGCGCCGTCCGTGATCATCCACCGCATACTGATCTGTTTGCTGCTGATACTTCCTCTTGGAGGGGACTTCATCTGTAAGGAAAGACAAGAATTCTTCTTATGCATGGCTAGGATTGGGAATATACTTCCGAGATTATAATCTGTGAATTGGCATCTTCCAAGCAAACGTGTTACATCTTAGGCCACGAAATCACTTCCCATTAGGGGTGATTGTGGTGAAGCATGCACCTATAGTGTACTATAGTGCTTTTGTTCTCCACAAAAAtcttttatcataaaaattttaTGTGATGTGAGTCCTAATAGAGTTATCCTAAATGTCATACCCTCCCTAGTTTTATCTAAGACCACTTACCACTTCCGTCCCTTAGCACCAGGTAAGATCACAGTCGCTatcaactaataataataataatcagtgttttaaacatttttaataaacttatggTAAGTTAAAAACTGTATGAGTATGTTTTTGCCTTATAATATCGATTGTGGTTTCATGTGTGAATATAAACTAAGAATGAATGCGAACTTTTCATAAAATTCGTAAATAAAGATTGATAACATCGAtgtattgataaataatcattacaaatctttgaatACTACCTTCTTCGAAAGGTTCGAGTGGAGTTCCATATCGAATTACATTTTCATCATCAGAACCCGATTCACTCATGTTTAGTCCATCCGTATGAAAGTCAAGcttattatttagtattttatgcACAATTGCaagtatatttaattaattaaaaaataaaattcaaaaagctAAACataaccacactttttatattttggtaggatattattaatttgtaatCAGGGTGACCAGACTTAAATTGATTATTCTGTTTGCGACTGTTCTAAAAAGGTATTTAAACTGTCTTGAAACAAAATATTGTCATATTTTAAATGCTAACAAAATATTAAGTCATATTTTATAGggatactagcttatgcctgtgacttcgtccgcgtggagtacctacacaaaattcaaatccctatttatctcctaaaaattcaaaaattcttttttaccAGATGGCTACGTCATAATAGGTAGTTATTTGCATGCAAAACAGTCCGATCTATAGTTAATAATTTGAGcaatgcgttgatagattactTTGCCGGCTTTTCCTTTTGTCTATTTAAGATATGAAATAAGAACacctaattgtttttatttattaatcgttAAATGAACGGGGAAGAAATATTAACTCTGATAATACTTAGATGCCGCTAAAAGCTGCCAGTTTTATCTAAATTGCGACAAAATCTGCTGCCTTTAATTAGGGGTCTTATACTGCTAAAATCGCAGAATCTTTCTAAACCTGGCCACCCCGGACATAGACAAATGTCAACTTTTTTTCAAGCGGCGTTACAGCTTTGGATTCTATATAGCAATTAACTAATTTTTTTCGGGCTTTCCAGCTCTGGGTTCtatataacaattaattattttacttaacattattatattatttaacaacAATAAACTGTTACAAACAATTAATGCAAAAATTCCTttaacatctaaaatctaagaATTACCGTCCTACACGTATACGCATAGAGTTAGTATAAAACCTTGGTCCATGCGTATAGCGTATACGCTAGGTAATAAATTGTAGTCTTTGCGGGccaaaaatcaaattttttcttagatttgaatttcgaatcgATTCAGGATTCGAAAGATGTTCGAATATCGAAAATCACAATGTGCTAACCAAAGAATATACTACTAAGGGAACAAAACAGCAGAAATAAACACTAAGGAGCTGCTGTGCTTGCAGTTCCACTTATGGACCTAAGCTGCAAGCAGAGCAGCTCATGAGCCATgagaattttaaattcaaatttcatATATACAGTATCCCACAGAAAATATTGCACACATCAAACTGTAGAAAGAGAACAGTTTGGcagagtttttgatttgtctCTGTCTTTGAGACGACTAAAAAggcacataggtatgagtgacagagacaacactctacaaaatctctttctaaagctcaATGTCcaatattttctgccgggtactgcaaaataataatttgtgttcAAAATTATATTAGATATGTAGGTAAGTGTCTGATATGGCTAGTTCTTTATCAAAGAACAAATGATAAAATACATCCTTTAATCTATGTGGTTTATTAAGATGTATGTACATAAAATACGTATactacataaataaaacaatacatgTTAATGAATCATGATCAGTACAAATACAGCAAACTTATTAAATTATGACAGTAAGTTGAAAATAATTCGCAACCACGTTTTCTCATCTTacacagaatataataatatcacagataaaataatttataaggcagagattcttgaaaaaaaaatactcatcaTCTTACAGCACCTACACCTACTATCTTTTCATCAGATAACATTTCTTCTATGACATGCTGCAGCTTGCTTACTGTACGAAATCTGTCTTCTCCATTCAAACATGTACTTAATAATCTATCAAAATGTGGTCTAGAAGTATTGACTTCTTTAGGTATTGGATATAATAAAGGATTATCATCTCCAGCTAAAACATAACATGCAGCCCAAAGATTATGGTCACTAAGATGATGTCTACACATATTTTCTATTGAGAATGTGAAACCAGATCCCATGAGCTCTCTTGAGTACCGTTGGTACCAATCTGGCAGGTCTTTTTTTGGTAATATATGCTTATCAAGAACTACTAAGTCTTCTAAGTCAACAAATGTGATTTCATCCTTTCCATTTGCAACAATGTTGTCCAGTGACCAATCCATAAGGTAGAAACGAAACCTGCAAGATAATAAAATCAGTATTCTTTTacatttttcatacaaaaataataagctcaCTTAgaaaaattctttatttaaacaCTTACATTCATActaataaagaggtaaagtttgcaAGTTTGTATGTAGGGAGTAATCTCTgcaactactgaaccgattttgaatattctttcaccaatagaaagccaCATCCtttctgagtgacataggctatattttatgttCAAGCACCCATGAGAAGTCGGGCGGGTtgctagttcataataattttattatggatAGTGATGAATACTAAAAAGTATAAAGCATACCCACCGATCATGTTTAAAAGTAAAGTCCATTGCAGCATCTAAGATCTTCTGTGCATACTTCAACTTCCTGTGCCAAGCTACTTGCAATAATGTGGACAGGGGCTCTCCCTCATGCCCCACCACTTCCAGGCGACCGCAAACCCCTCCGTATGGTGGAACTGGCCAacctttagattttggtattaCCTTTAAtgcaaatgaataaaaaattaaaattaatgtcatttaCTTATCCTATCCCTTTCTATAGGGAGCATTAAAAAAGCGATGCCAACAGTTTTAGACCTATGGTCTTtgtctaaattaattaaaggttTTTTGAGAACTTTTCCTACCAGCCGATAGATGGCGTTAGTTGAATATTACTTCACGCTAAAATGTAAGGCTATAGGAGCCATATGTTGAGATAATCATATTTGTGTTTCGAGCAATAGTAAAGCAGTAAAGTAGCAGTAAAGTAGCAACAATAGCAGTAAAGTAGCAGCAATACAAGAGTAGTGAAATAGTGTATTAATTAGCAATAAAGGTGTAAATCAAAAGTGCAGTGATGTTTAAATTGTGTGCCCTATAGAATAACAACAGTGAGTAACAAATGCATTAAACATTATGGTGCCGAAACCCGGGAATAAACTGTAAGTAATAGAACTTAAGTTAATATCAGTGAAAAAAGACTTAGTGCAAATCGTGTTGAAAAAAGACTTAGTAAAAATCGTGTTAAAAAAGACTTAGAAAAATAACGTCTGTGAATTAACTTAGAAAAATAACGTCTGTGAATTAACTTAGAAAATTTCGCCTGTGAAAAAACTTAGAAAAATTTcgtatgtgaaaaaaaaaacttaaactaaatttCGCTTCAAAAGGACTTAGAAAAATATCCGACGTGTAAACACATAGAAAAATTTCGATTTAAATTAACTTTGAACATTTCATGTGAATAAACTTAGAGAACTTTTTAATCATTTGTGGACTTAGTCTCTGAACATAATAGTGACTTCGTTTTTAGAACTTAAATGAACTTTGAAGCTAATAACTGGATGATTTTGTAATGCTTGCACTATCAAGTTTTAAGTATTTTggacatttttaaattatttctgtgATACAACTGGACTTTATTTTTGTTGAACATTAGTATTGTGTTAACTTAGTGCttcaaaaattacaaataaaaatgaatccGCTAATACTTGTTCAAGAAGATCGTTTTGAAAACTTAATGAAGGctgataaaaattacaaaaagacaCCTAAAGAGAGACTAACTAAGGGTTACAGTGAATCTAGATTAGAGTCCTTAGAAACATTGTGGAGTGAATTTAAGTTGGATCATCGACAAATAGTGGCGCAGGCTACTAAAGACACAAGAAAAGATTTAGCATATTTTACAGAAGATTTATATGAGCAATTTGAAGAACTTTACACTAACTACAAAtcaatgttaaaaaataaactcgaGCAATTTAAGCCTACAAAACACACTGAAACTGTTTCAATATCTAACTCTGGATCATGTTCAGCGCGTGATGAAGTACATTTACCTTTGATCAAACTACCCTCATTTAGTGGAAAATATAATGAATGGCAATCTTTTCATGATTTATTTGATAGTTTAATTCACAACAACAGCAAGTTAAAGAGTGTTCAAAAACTTCATTACTTGAAGAGTTGCTTAAGTGGAGAACCTGAAGTTTTATTGCGCGACTTAACTATTACTGATTCAAACTATGAGGAGGCGTGGTTGCTATTAAAAAGGCGATACGACAACAAGAGATTCAGTTGCAACGCTGTTCTTAAATCATTATTTTCCATTAAACAAACGAGTCATGAGTCGGCTAGTGCACTTAAACTTATTCTTGATACAACATTGAGCTGTCTGAAACAATTGAAGAACTTGGGTATTGAAGTCACATCTTGGGATTCAATTTTGATATACTTAGTGGTTTCTAAATTAGATGTTGAATCTCATAAGCAGTGGGAAATCCAAATGAGCCATTTAGCACCTGATGAAATGCCCACGTGGAGTCAACTTGCTGAGTTTTTAGAAGCTAGATTCCGAGCGCTAGAAATGATTGATACTAATAAAGCCAAACATCCAGTTCAGAGTAACCAAGCATCAAAACCCAAATCATTTCATACCACACTTGATAATCAGAATAAGAAAGAGCCAGTTTGTGCACTATGCGAAGAAAATCATCACCTTTACGCTTGTAAGAAATTTGGTGTGCAACAACCAAAGGAAAGACAAGACTTCGTACAAGCCAAGGGACTTTGTTTTAACTGCTTAGCTCCATTTCATTCAGTGAAAAATTGTAGGCTGGCAAAATCTTGTCAAAAATGCGGGCGAAAACACCACACATTATTGCACTTCAACAAAGAAGCCAGAGACCAAGAAGGCTTTCTGAGTACTACTGAGAACTTACACCTTGACACTAACAATTCTGAGAAACATGCGCAATCATCAACTTCGTTGGGAACTGAGACGAGAATCATATCTAACTTTGCGAAAGAGAAACTACAACCTAACGAAGTCCTACTGGCCACCGCGCTTGTTAAAACTAGAGCAAAAAACGGCTGTGAGCACCACATTAGAGCTCTTGTAGATCAGGGCTCACAGGCGTCATTCATCACGGAAGCTACAATTCAACTGCTTGGACTTAAGCGCTCACCAGTCAATGCGTGGGTGTCAGGTCTAGGGCCTGGTGGAACGAGAGTTAAGTACATGGTTTCTCTCAATGTCGAATCACGCCAGAGCCGAGAAAAATCAATCCAAGTAGATGCATATGTGCTGAGATCATTTTCGTGGGTACTTCCGTCGAGTAATCTTACATCACCTGACTGTCTAGAATTTGGAGATTTAGTTCTAGCTGATCCAGGCTACGCAACTTCAAGTAAAATTGATCTTTTGCTTGGAGCTGAAGTGTACAGTAAGATATTAACTGAGGGCATGATCAAACATCCAAAAGGTAACTTAATTGCACAAAACACCATTTTTGGATGGATAATATCCGGAGAAGTGTCGAATGACACAAATTCACACAGTAAAAGAGTAGTTAACATGCACCTCAAAATAAGAGTAGAAAACAAACGTAAACAATTTCCGAAGATTGAGACagaacttaataataattatcacaaGAATCTAACTAGAGAAGAAATTAAATCAGAAAACTTATCAACGGCTATGAGTGCTAACGATGGGCGGTACGTTGTACTGCCGTTAGAGAAAGAAACACCTGATTGTGAAGAAAAACAGTTCAACGCTTTAAAGAGATCTCATTCTATAGAAGGAAAACTAAAGAAAAATTCTAATTACCATGAAGAAGATCAAAAAATTCAGGAAGAAGATAtcactttaaattcaaatatagAAATCATAGAAAAGAATAAAGAGACAAAAGATTCTACAGCAGATATTGTCCATCAACACGCTGAAATAAGGGAAGACAAAATGTACGATCAAGTGAAAGTACATGAAAAAGATACAAAATATCAGCGTATACTCTGGAGATATAATTCTTTTCAGCCAGTTCAGCACTACAAATTACTAACTTCAAAATTTGCAACAGTTTGTGAACCTTACTTAGATAAAAAGTATTCGGAACAAATAACTAAAGACGAAGAACATAATTTTGCAATCGCTGTAGAAAAGGGTTTCGAAATGAAATTTAACGTTGACAACCTTGTGGCTACTCATGGATCTAGAGAAGAAGCTGTAGAAggagttatttacatagaaatgaGTAAGCTATTAAGAGTATTAGAAAATCACTTCCAAAGGGTACATGCAGTAAATTTAGAATGGGATGATACAATAATAACTAAAGAAC
The window above is part of the Maniola jurtina chromosome 5, ilManJurt1.1, whole genome shotgun sequence genome. Proteins encoded here:
- the LOC123865206 gene encoding divergent protein kinase domain 2A, which gives rise to MNESYNRMLLRRRFCKRVVLMLTAFSVSFYASVLLFGGFKGPQVMRLTDLNRCPACYGVTVCPELYSNQITLDSNHWNMFNAKNIYYGYTKSNRRVVLKKLAHDWELREFDDKLCDTWHLKHSCKAIELLNMTNVDEKLLKIVEFNLTWPDTEPRKGLVMCPYAYSLYDLIQSLLNNRRESYKSEIINIWTMLSINPEPIILQVIPKSKGWPVPPYGGVCGRLEVVGHEGEPLSTLLQVAWHRKLKYAQKILDAAMDFTFKHDRFRFYLMDWSLDNIVANGKDEITFVDLEDLVVLDKHILPKKDLPDWYQRYSRELMGSGFTFSIENMCRHHLSDHNLWAACYVLAGDDNPLLYPIPKEVNTSRPHFDRLLSTCLNGEDRFRTVSKLQHVIEEMLSDEKIVGVGAVR